GTTTGGCCTCAAGTTGCTCAATGCGTTTTTGCTCGGCCCTGTTCTTGGCGGAGTCGGATTTTTCGAAAACGGCAGCCCCGTTCTCAAAAAACTCTTTCTGCCAACGATAGAAAACCGTGGGCTGCAGATCGTATTCATCACATACATCAGAGACTGCAACACGGTCAACAAGGTGCCGCTTGAGAATGGTGACCTTCTCCTGAGCCGA
The sequence above is drawn from the Desulfobotulus pelophilus genome and encodes:
- a CDS encoding transposase, which translates into the protein MRKKRHNYSAQEKVTILKRHLVDRVAVSDVCDEYDLQPTVFYRWQKEFFENGAAVFEKSDSAKNRAEQKRIEQLEAK